One genomic window of Phycisphaerales bacterium includes the following:
- the panC gene encoding pantoate--beta-alanine ligase, whose protein sequence is MRIIRTANELAAYQNEIGPNPGGVLVPTMGALHAGHVALIRQAAAEARDRGLGAGCVVTVFVNPTQFDESHDFERYPRVLDEDAAACERAGASAVIAPSVEMVYPDGVDAPGPKVPAVAVDKGLEDEFRPGHFVGVAKVLARLFALVEPATAVFGEKDWQQLQLARALVEQERLGIDIINGPTVRDADGLALSSRNRFLSEDERAAALAIPRALRAASDAPTAGLAERAMREALAGLDVEYATVRHATTLERIDPATKPGEGQFRGLITCRLGQTRLLDNASWPLPSDSPLRSL, encoded by the coding sequence ATGCGGATCATTCGGACGGCCAACGAATTGGCCGCCTACCAGAACGAGATCGGGCCCAACCCCGGCGGCGTCTTGGTGCCCACCATGGGCGCCCTGCACGCGGGGCACGTTGCCCTGATCCGGCAGGCCGCAGCCGAAGCACGGGACCGAGGTCTCGGCGCCGGATGCGTGGTGACGGTGTTCGTCAACCCGACCCAGTTCGACGAGTCCCACGACTTCGAGCGATACCCCCGCGTGCTGGACGAGGACGCCGCCGCCTGCGAACGGGCCGGCGCGAGCGCGGTGATCGCGCCAAGCGTCGAGATGGTCTACCCCGACGGCGTCGATGCGCCGGGGCCCAAGGTGCCCGCTGTCGCGGTCGACAAGGGCCTCGAGGACGAGTTTCGGCCCGGTCACTTCGTGGGCGTGGCCAAGGTGCTCGCGCGGTTGTTCGCGTTGGTGGAGCCCGCGACCGCCGTGTTCGGCGAGAAGGACTGGCAGCAGCTCCAACTCGCCCGCGCCCTCGTGGAACAGGAGCGCCTGGGCATCGACATCATCAACGGGCCGACGGTTCGCGACGCCGACGGGCTCGCGCTGAGCAGCCGGAACCGATTCCTCTCCGAGGATGAGCGTGCGGCGGCGCTAGCAATCCCACGAGCACTGCGAGCCGCATCGGACGCCCCTACCGCCGGCTTGGCCGAGCGGGCGATGCGCGAGGCGCTCGCCGGGCTCGACGTCGAGTACGCCACGGTTCGGCACGCCACCACGCTCGAGCGAATCGACCCGGCAACCAAACCGGGCGAGGGCCAGTTCCGGGGCCTGATCACCTGCCGGCTGGGCCAGACGAGGCTGCTGGACAACGCCTCTTGGCCGCTGCCCTCCGATTCCCCCTTGCGATCTCTGTGA
- a CDS encoding homogentisate 1,2-dioxygenase, whose protein sequence is MPYYTKLGTLPKKRHTQFRRPDGKLYSEELFGTEGFVGPTSTMYHIHPPTQVTGWTNLYGTKPEYVEMDTMRMRHLRTGGQFTPPKGDSVTGRVVLFGNADVEMAVCNPAERMQYHFKNGQGDECIFVHFGSGTVRTFMGTLKFGPKDYIVIPKGIIYHMAWDERPESGDEDNFGGHSKAEMPFGKFVLFETVNASHILPPPRYLSKKTSQFLEHAPYCERDLVLPIADDEHPLFTDELGDYEVRIKSRDSVHSYQYKYHPCDIVGWDGCYYPYIFNIDDFAPITGQLHMPPPIHQTFEGHNFVICSFCPRALDFHPEAIPVPYNHSNLDSDEILYYVEGNYKARRGIEQGSITLHPQGIPHGPHPGTVEKSLGAKWTDELAVMCDTFRPMFPTKAALEIDDHAYPASWIDAPAPNAHANGQSNGSASGSTTGSTPATARLDK, encoded by the coding sequence ATGCCCTATTACACCAAGCTCGGCACCCTCCCCAAGAAGCGGCACACCCAGTTCCGCCGGCCCGATGGCAAGCTCTATAGCGAAGAGCTGTTCGGCACCGAAGGCTTCGTGGGGCCGACCAGCACGATGTACCACATCCACCCGCCGACCCAGGTGACGGGGTGGACCAACCTCTACGGCACCAAGCCCGAGTACGTCGAGATGGACACCATGCGCATGCGGCACCTGCGCACGGGCGGGCAGTTCACGCCGCCCAAGGGCGACAGCGTGACGGGGCGGGTCGTGCTGTTCGGCAACGCCGACGTCGAGATGGCGGTGTGCAACCCGGCCGAGCGCATGCAGTACCACTTCAAGAACGGCCAGGGCGACGAGTGCATCTTCGTGCACTTCGGCAGCGGCACCGTGCGGACGTTCATGGGCACGCTGAAGTTTGGCCCCAAGGACTACATCGTGATCCCCAAGGGCATCATCTACCACATGGCATGGGACGAGCGGCCGGAGAGCGGCGACGAGGATAACTTCGGCGGGCACTCGAAGGCCGAGATGCCCTTCGGCAAGTTCGTGCTGTTCGAGACGGTCAACGCGAGCCATATCCTGCCGCCGCCGCGGTACCTCAGCAAGAAGACCAGCCAGTTCCTCGAGCACGCGCCGTACTGCGAGCGCGACCTGGTGCTGCCGATCGCCGACGACGAGCACCCGCTCTTCACCGACGAGCTGGGCGACTACGAGGTGCGCATCAAGAGCCGCGACAGCGTGCACTCGTACCAGTACAAGTACCACCCGTGCGACATCGTGGGCTGGGACGGGTGCTACTACCCCTACATCTTCAACATCGACGACTTCGCGCCCATCACCGGGCAATTGCACATGCCCCCGCCCATTCATCAAACGTTCGAGGGCCATAACTTCGTGATCTGCTCGTTCTGTCCCCGGGCGCTCGACTTCCATCCCGAAGCGATCCCGGTGCCGTACAACCACAGCAACCTCGATAGCGACGAGATCCTGTACTACGTCGAGGGCAACTACAAGGCGCGGCGGGGCATCGAGCAGGGCTCGATCACGCTACACCCCCAGGGCATCCCGCACGGGCCGCACCCCGGCACCGTCGAGAAGAGCCTGGGCGCCAAGTGGACCGACGAGCTGGCGGTGATGTGCGATACGTTCCGCCCGATGTTCCCCACCAAGGCGGCGCTCGAGATCGACGACCACGCCTACCCGGCGAGTTGGATCGATGCGCCCGCGCCCAATGCGCACGCCAACGGGCAGTCGAACGGCTCCGCATCTGGTTCGACGACCGGCAGCACGCCCGCGACGGCGAGGCTCGACAAGTGA
- the crcB gene encoding fluoride efflux transporter CrcB has protein sequence MLDILAVAIGGALGASARYGVARTAMAIFKEHPLALPAATLTVNVAGCLAVGLVLPWLMAREGDGSPHHLRLLVVVGALGAFTTYSTFGVETFTLWREGKMGIALGSVALHLVLGFAAVAVGVLIGERVLA, from the coding sequence GTGCTCGACATCCTCGCGGTCGCGATCGGGGGAGCGCTGGGCGCTTCGGCCCGCTACGGCGTGGCGCGCACGGCGATGGCGATCTTCAAGGAGCATCCGCTCGCGCTCCCCGCGGCGACGCTCACCGTCAACGTTGCGGGCTGCCTGGCGGTTGGCCTCGTGCTGCCGTGGCTGATGGCACGCGAAGGCGACGGCTCGCCGCACCACCTGCGCTTGCTCGTGGTGGTGGGGGCGCTCGGGGCCTTCACGACCTACAGCACGTTTGGCGTCGAGACGTTCACGCTGTGGCGCGAGGGCAAGATGGGCATCGCCCTCGGCTCGGTAGCGCTCCATCTCGTGCTCGGCTTCGCCGCGGTCGCTGTCGGCGTGCTGATCGGCGAGCGGGTGCTGGCCTAG
- the gcvT gene encoding glycine cleavage system aminomethyltransferase GcvT: MLKTPLHKLHLEHGGKMVEYARWDMPISYGSVQQEHVQVRSSGGMFDVSHMGRLKITGRHARRLLGRVCSRRIGDMQQGQCRYGLILNEQGGVKDDVLVYRMDDTEFLVVVNAANREKIVEHLKSVIAAEELVVKMDDQTTKTAMVAIQGPKVMDLVSRVSSEVPTLKRYRFTIKNLLIAKLLVSRTGYTGEDGVEVILPASIVDMALKLLLKDVDLDAEQSDMKLIGLGARDTLRLEAGMPLYGHELGEDINALSCGVDFAIKMDKDEGDMPEPFIGQEALKKTIAEGGPARTLAAFVVEGKRTPRQGMAIKAGGKDVGVVTSGCSSPTLGVPIAMGIIDRGVNEAGTKVTIDTGRTELEAEVRANPLYKKPKA; the protein is encoded by the coding sequence GTGCTCAAGACCCCGCTCCACAAGCTCCACCTCGAACACGGCGGCAAGATGGTCGAGTACGCAAGGTGGGACATGCCCATCAGCTACGGCTCGGTCCAGCAGGAGCACGTGCAGGTCCGATCGAGCGGGGGCATGTTCGACGTCTCGCACATGGGCCGGCTGAAGATCACCGGCCGCCACGCCCGCCGGCTGCTCGGACGCGTGTGCTCGCGCCGCATCGGCGACATGCAACAGGGCCAGTGCCGCTACGGGCTGATCCTCAACGAGCAGGGCGGCGTGAAGGATGACGTGCTCGTCTATCGCATGGACGACACCGAGTTCCTCGTCGTCGTCAACGCGGCCAACCGCGAGAAGATCGTCGAACACCTCAAGTCGGTCATCGCCGCCGAAGAGCTGGTCGTAAAGATGGACGACCAGACGACCAAGACCGCCATGGTCGCCATCCAGGGCCCGAAAGTCATGGACCTGGTCAGCCGCGTGAGCAGCGAGGTGCCCACGCTCAAGCGCTACCGATTCACGATCAAGAACCTGCTCATCGCCAAGCTGCTCGTCTCGCGCACGGGCTACACGGGCGAGGACGGCGTCGAGGTCATCCTGCCGGCCAGCATCGTCGATATGGCCCTCAAGCTGCTGCTCAAGGACGTCGACCTCGACGCCGAGCAGAGCGACATGAAGCTCATCGGCCTGGGCGCCCGCGACACGCTTCGGCTCGAGGCCGGCATGCCGCTCTACGGCCACGAGCTGGGCGAGGACATCAACGCCCTGTCGTGCGGCGTCGACTTTGCCATCAAGATGGACAAGGACGAGGGCGACATGCCCGAACCGTTCATTGGTCAAGAGGCGCTCAAGAAGACGATCGCCGAGGGCGGCCCGGCCCGCACGCTGGCGGCCTTCGTCGTCGAAGGCAAGCGCACGCCGCGGCAGGGCATGGCCATCAAGGCGGGCGGCAAGGACGTCGGCGTCGTCACCAGCGGCTGCAGCAGCCCGACGCTCGGCGTGCCGATTGCGATGGGCATCATCGACCGCGGCGTGAACGAAGCGGGCACCAAGGTCACGATCGACACCGGGCGGACCGAGCTCGAGGCCGAGGTACGCGCGAACCCCCTGTATAAGAAGCCCAAGGCCTAG